A region from the Benincasa hispida cultivar B227 chromosome 8, ASM972705v1, whole genome shotgun sequence genome encodes:
- the LOC120082715 gene encoding mitochondrial import inner membrane translocase subunit TIM22-4-like, protein MASTSGDRSSLDPPTSNDSENPPIEPIRMPTLEEIRGQDIWNNCAVRSVVSGVMGGGLGLFMGLFLGALDNPLMQDEMTAKQQFVYTAKQMGRRSWGSAKAFAVMGFIFSAAECVVEKARAKHDMTNTVVAGCVTGGSISAKGGPKAACAGCAGFAAFSVLIEKFLDRHS, encoded by the exons ATGGCTTCCACTTCTGGAGATAGATCTTCTCTCGATCCACCCACCTCCAATGACTCGGAGAACCCTCCAATTGAGCCTATAAGGATGCCTACACTCGAAGAGATTCGCGGCCAAGATATTTGGAACAACTGTGCAGTTCGCAGCGTTGTTAGTGGAGTCATGG GCGGTGGGCTTGGATTGTTCATGGGATTATTTTTGGGGGCATTGGATAATCCACTGATGCAAGACGAGATGACTGCTAAACAGCAATTTGTTTATACTGCAAAACAGATGGGACGACGGAGTTGGGGTTCTGCAAAAGCGTTTGCAGTTATGGGCTTTATTTTCTCGGCTGCAGAATGTGTTGTAGAAAAG GCCCGAGCCAAACATGATATGACGAACACAGTAGTTGCTGGTTGTGTAACTGGTGGTTCAATATCAGCTAAAG GTGGCCCAAAGGCAGCTTGTGCTGGTTGTGCAGGCTTTGCTGCATTCTCAGTCTTGATAGAGAAGTTTTTGGACAGACACAGTTGA